In Hyphomicrobiales bacterium, the following are encoded in one genomic region:
- a CDS encoding tRNA (N6-isopentenyl adenosine(37)-C2)-methylthiotransferase MiaB, with protein MNVYDSERMTDVLAPAGFETTDDMDAADLILLNTCHIREKAAEKVYSELGRLRQLKEARAADGRTTMIGVAGCVAQAEGKEIVRRAPVVDFVVGPQSYHRLPGLVDKARAGARAVETEFPAEDKFDHLPPAGEAVQKARGFTAFLTVQEGCDKFCTFCVVPYTRGEEVSRPVGRILEEARRLAAAGVREVTLLGQNVNAFHGTGPDGRPWGLGELLFALADIPGLDRLRYTTSHPRDMDDALIAAHRDLPALMPYLHLPVQSGSDRILKAMNRRHDRDTYFRLVERIRTARPDIALSGDFIVGFPGESDADFADTMALIEQVGYAQAYSFKYSPRPGTPAAEHDDQVEEAVKSERLTALQELLNAQQQAFNRGKAGTQMDILLERPGRKPGQLAGRSPWLQAVHVEAPADLIGEIVTVRIDDVGPNSLFGTLREPVAADSGKELADATQGDRAS; from the coding sequence ATGAACGTCTATGATTCCGAACGGATGACGGACGTGCTGGCGCCGGCCGGGTTCGAGACGACGGACGACATGGATGCCGCCGACCTGATCCTGCTCAATACCTGCCATATCCGCGAAAAGGCGGCCGAGAAGGTCTATTCCGAGCTCGGCCGGCTGCGTCAGCTGAAGGAAGCCCGCGCCGCCGACGGTCGCACGACGATGATCGGCGTTGCCGGTTGCGTCGCGCAGGCCGAGGGCAAGGAGATCGTGCGGCGGGCGCCGGTGGTCGATTTCGTCGTCGGGCCGCAGAGCTATCACCGCCTGCCCGGCCTCGTCGACAAGGCCCGCGCGGGGGCGCGCGCGGTGGAGACGGAGTTCCCGGCCGAGGACAAGTTCGACCATCTGCCGCCGGCCGGCGAAGCGGTTCAAAAGGCGCGTGGCTTCACCGCCTTCCTCACCGTGCAGGAAGGCTGCGACAAGTTCTGCACCTTCTGCGTCGTGCCCTATACGCGCGGCGAGGAAGTCTCGCGCCCGGTCGGGCGTATCCTGGAGGAAGCGCGGCGGCTGGCGGCGGCCGGCGTGCGCGAGGTGACGCTGCTCGGCCAGAACGTCAATGCCTTCCACGGCACCGGCCCCGACGGCCGGCCCTGGGGTCTCGGCGAACTCTTGTTCGCGCTTGCCGACATTCCCGGTCTCGACCGGCTGCGCTACACCACCAGCCACCCGCGCGACATGGATGACGCATTGATCGCCGCGCATCGCGATCTGCCGGCGCTGATGCCCTATCTGCATCTGCCGGTGCAGTCGGGTTCGGACCGGATCCTGAAGGCGATGAACCGCCGGCATGACCGCGACACCTATTTCCGCCTCGTCGAACGCATCCGCACCGCCCGTCCCGATATCGCGCTGTCGGGCGATTTCATCGTCGGCTTCCCCGGCGAGAGCGATGCCGATTTCGCCGACACGATGGCGCTCATTGAACAGGTCGGCTACGCGCAGGCCTATTCGTTCAAATACAGCCCGCGCCCGGGCACGCCGGCGGCAGAGCACGACGATCAGGTCGAGGAAGCGGTGAAGTCGGAACGGCTGACCGCGCTGCAGGAACTGCTGAATGCCCAGCAGCAGGCGTTCAACCGTGGCAAAGCGGGCACGCAGATGGATATTCTGCTCGAACGCCCCGGTCGCAAGCCCGGCCAGCTTGCGGGTCGCTCGCCGTGGCTGCAAGCTGTCCATGTCGAGGCGCCGGCGGACCTCATCGGCGAAATCGTAACAGTGCGGATCGACGATGTCGGTCCGAACAGCCTGTTCGGCACCTTGCGCGAACCGGTAGCCGCGGATAGCGGCAAGGAACTGGCCGACGCCACACAGGGAGACAGGGCTTCGTGA
- a CDS encoding phosphate starvation-inducible protein PhoH, whose amino-acid sequence MTHIVLGFDDNALACDLFGQFDQNLALIEQRLGIDLVAHGNQVTIKGTEDACGQARHALETLYERLRKGHEIHPSDVDGALREAVAAGTQLNLPTIEPKARRSFAQVSTRRRTIIARTAAQDAYLRAMDRADLVFGTGPAGTGKTFLAVAYAATLLERGEISRLILSRPAVEAGERLGFLPGDMREKVDPYLRPLYDALYEMMPAEKVERGLQSGMIEVAPLAFMRGRTLSNAVVILDEAQNTSTMQMKMFLTRLGENSKMIVTGDPSQVDLPPGIASGLVNALDILNGVEGVVEIRFSDADVVRHELVARIVRAYDKAGRGKAAKE is encoded by the coding sequence CTGACGCATATCGTTCTCGGCTTCGACGACAACGCCCTCGCCTGTGACCTGTTCGGCCAGTTCGACCAGAATCTGGCGCTGATCGAACAGCGGCTCGGCATCGACCTCGTCGCGCACGGCAATCAGGTGACGATCAAGGGCACCGAGGACGCCTGCGGACAGGCGCGCCACGCGCTCGAGACGCTCTATGAGCGGCTGCGCAAGGGCCATGAAATCCATCCGAGTGACGTCGATGGCGCGCTGCGCGAGGCGGTCGCCGCCGGCACCCAGCTCAATCTGCCGACGATCGAGCCGAAGGCGCGGCGCAGCTTCGCGCAGGTCTCGACACGGCGGCGCACGATCATCGCCCGTACCGCCGCGCAGGACGCCTATCTGCGGGCCATGGACCGCGCCGACCTCGTCTTCGGCACCGGGCCGGCCGGCACCGGCAAGACGTTCCTCGCGGTCGCCTATGCGGCGACGCTGCTGGAACGCGGCGAGATCTCGCGCCTCATCCTGTCGCGCCCGGCGGTGGAAGCCGGCGAACGGCTCGGCTTCCTGCCCGGCGACATGCGCGAGAAGGTCGATCCCTATCTGCGGCCGCTCTATGACGCGCTTTACGAGATGATGCCGGCGGAAAAGGTCGAGCGCGGCCTGCAGTCGGGCATGATCGAAGTGGCGCCGCTCGCCTTCATGCGCGGGCGCACGCTGTCGAACGCGGTCGTGATCCTCGACGAGGCGCAGAACACCTCGACGATGCAGATGAAGATGTTCCTGACCCGGCTCGGCGAGAATTCGAAGATGATCGTCACCGGCGATCCGAGCCAGGTCGACCTGCCGCCGGGCATCGCGTCCGGCCTCGTCAACGCGCTCGATATCCTCAACGGGGTCGAGGGCGTGGTCGAAATCCGCTTCAGCGACGCCGACGTGGTGCGCCACGAGCTGGTCGCACGCATCGTCCGCGCCTACGACAAGGCGGGACGGGGAAAGGCCGCGAAAGAATGA
- the ybeY gene encoding rRNA maturation RNase YbeY: MSDGRISGDAPFAIAVTIEAAGWPDEARLEALIAQAASVAVDLADLEAHPGSELSVVFTDDAAIRVLNRDYRGKDKATNVLSFPLDVDEDGIAGPLIGDIILARETLEREAGEQGVTFEAHLTHLIVHGVLHLFGYDHETDDDAEEMEGREIAILAALGIADPYGMDPVRE; encoded by the coding sequence ATGAGCGACGGCCGAATATCCGGCGATGCGCCCTTTGCCATCGCCGTCACCATCGAGGCGGCAGGCTGGCCCGACGAGGCCAGGCTGGAAGCGCTGATCGCGCAGGCCGCGAGCGTTGCCGTCGATCTCGCCGATCTCGAAGCCCATCCGGGTTCCGAACTCAGCGTGGTGTTTACCGACGACGCGGCGATCCGCGTTCTCAACCGCGACTACCGTGGCAAGGACAAGGCGACCAACGTGCTGTCCTTCCCGCTCGATGTGGACGAGGACGGCATCGCGGGGCCGCTGATTGGCGACATCATTCTGGCGCGCGAGACGCTGGAACGCGAGGCGGGCGAACAGGGGGTTACATTCGAGGCCCACCTGACCCATCTGATCGTTCACGGAGTTCTTCATCTTTTCGGATATGATCACGAAACCGATGATGACGCTGAAGAGATGGAAGGCCGCGAAATCGCCATTCTCGCAGCGCTTGGTATCGCCGACCCCTACGGGATGGACCCGGTTCGGGAATGA
- a CDS encoding cysteine hydrolase, producing MLPQTLLEMAGVTPKPSALSESAILVVDAQEEYRSGKLPLEGIDAAVEAIGDLLTRARGLGVPVHHIVHEGRPGGLFDPASPEGAPIADIGPRIGESVTRKTLPNSFAGTNLADILAEHGRKKLIIVGFMNHMCVDATTRAASEQGFMVTIPADCTATRDLASPVSGDVLTAKIVKEASLAGLADRFATVVPTIADIPDKAE from the coding sequence ATGCTGCCGCAAACGCTTCTTGAAATGGCTGGAGTGACGCCGAAGCCGTCGGCGCTATCCGAGTCGGCGATCCTCGTTGTCGACGCGCAGGAAGAGTACCGCTCCGGCAAGTTGCCGCTTGAAGGGATCGACGCGGCGGTCGAGGCAATCGGCGATCTTCTGACCCGTGCGCGCGGTCTGGGTGTGCCGGTTCATCACATCGTGCACGAAGGCCGCCCGGGCGGCCTGTTTGATCCCGCTTCGCCGGAGGGTGCGCCGATCGCCGATATCGGCCCGCGCATCGGCGAATCCGTCACCCGCAAGACGCTGCCGAACAGCTTTGCCGGCACGAACCTTGCCGACATCCTCGCCGAACACGGCCGCAAGAAGCTGATCATCGTTGGCTTTATGAACCATATGTGCGTCGATGCGACGACGCGGGCCGCGAGCGAGCAGGGCTTTATGGTCACCATTCCCGCCGACTGCACGGCGACGCGCGATCTCGCCTCGCCGGTGTCGGGCGACGTGCTGACCGCGAAAATCGTCAAGGAAGCAAGCCTCGCGGGGCTCGCCGACCGCTTCGCCACCGTGGTGCCGACGATCGCCGATATTCCCGACAAGGCCGAATAG
- a CDS encoding microcin ABC transporter ATP-binding protein (with YejAEF is involved in resistance to microcin C) yields MTKPTPSKTPLLSVRDLSVHFRQGGNVTEAVRHVSFDIAPGEVVALVGESGSGKSVTALSTLKLLPYPAAFHPNGQVLFNGEDLLDSDERDLRRVRGNDISMIFQEPMSSLNPLHTVERQIGENLSIHKGLSGQAARDRVLELLDQVHIREPEKRLASYPHQLSGGQRQRVMIAMALANEPDLLIADEPTTALDVTVQAQILALLRELQQSRNMAMLFITHDLGIVRKIADRVCVMTKGEIVEEGPVKQLFDAPQHPYTRHLLAAEPKGDPPATDTSAPVVVEADKLKVWFPIKRGFLRRTVGHIKAVDGVDVTVREGQTLGVVGESGSGKTTLGLALLRLISSKGRIAYLGRDIQGANWKTMRPLRRDLQVVFQDPYGSLSPRMSIGSIVAEGLQVHAPDLSAEERDRRVVKALQEVGLDPEARHRYPHEFSGGQRQRISIARAMVLEPKFVMLDEPTSALDMSVQAQVVDLLRDLQKRHNLAYLFISHDLKVVRALANEVIVMRAGEVVESGPAEAIFDHPQTDYTKALMAAAFRLEAVDSPAVAD; encoded by the coding sequence ATGACAAAGCCGACACCGTCCAAGACCCCGCTTCTCTCCGTCCGCGACCTCTCGGTGCATTTCCGCCAGGGCGGCAACGTCACCGAAGCCGTGCGCCACGTCTCCTTCGATATCGCGCCGGGCGAGGTCGTCGCGCTGGTCGGCGAATCCGGGTCCGGAAAATCCGTGACCGCGCTGTCGACCCTGAAGCTGCTGCCCTATCCAGCCGCCTTCCACCCGAACGGCCAGGTGCTGTTCAACGGCGAGGACCTGCTCGATTCCGATGAGCGGGATCTGCGCCGGGTGCGCGGCAACGACATTTCGATGATCTTCCAGGAGCCGATGTCGTCGCTCAATCCGCTGCACACGGTCGAACGGCAGATCGGTGAGAACCTGTCGATCCACAAGGGATTGAGCGGCCAGGCGGCGCGCGACCGCGTGCTCGAACTGCTCGATCAGGTGCACATCCGCGAGCCGGAAAAGCGGCTTGCCAGCTACCCGCATCAGCTCTCCGGCGGTCAGCGCCAGCGCGTCATGATCGCAATGGCGCTCGCCAACGAGCCCGACCTTTTGATCGCCGACGAACCGACGACCGCGCTCGACGTGACGGTGCAGGCGCAGATCCTTGCGCTGCTGAGGGAGCTGCAGCAAAGCCGCAACATGGCAATGCTGTTCATCACCCATGATCTCGGCATCGTCAGGAAGATCGCCGACCGCGTCTGCGTCATGACCAAGGGCGAGATCGTCGAGGAAGGGCCGGTGAAGCAGCTCTTCGACGCGCCGCAGCACCCCTATACCAGGCACCTGCTCGCCGCCGAGCCGAAGGGCGACCCGCCGGCGACCGACACCTCCGCCCCGGTCGTCGTCGAGGCCGACAAGCTGAAGGTCTGGTTCCCGATCAAGCGTGGCTTCCTGCGTCGCACCGTCGGTCACATCAAGGCCGTCGACGGCGTCGACGTGACGGTGCGCGAGGGTCAGACGCTCGGCGTCGTCGGCGAGTCCGGTTCCGGCAAGACGACGCTCGGTCTCGCATTGCTGCGGCTGATCTCCTCGAAAGGCCGCATCGCCTATCTCGGCCGCGATATCCAGGGCGCCAACTGGAAAACGATGCGGCCGCTGCGCCGCGACCTGCAGGTCGTCTTCCAGGATCCCTACGGCTCACTCAGCCCGCGCATGTCGATCGGCTCGATCGTCGCTGAGGGGCTGCAGGTGCATGCCCCCGACCTGTCGGCCGAAGAGCGCGACCGCCGCGTCGTCAAGGCGCTTCAGGAGGTCGGTCTCGACCCGGAAGCCCGTCATCGCTATCCGCACGAATTCTCCGGCGGTCAGCGCCAGCGTATCTCGATTGCCCGCGCCATGGTGCTGGAGCCGAAGTTCGTCATGCTCGACGAACCGACCTCGGCCCTCGACATGAGCGTGCAGGCGCAGGTCGTGGACCTGCTGCGCGATTTGCAGAAGCGCCACAACCTCGCCTATCTGTTCATTTCTCATGATCTGAAGGTGGTGCGCGCGTTGGCCAACGAGGTCATCGTCATGCGTGCCGGCGAAGTGGTGGAATCGGGCCCGGCCGAAGCAATCTTCGATCATCCGCAGACCGACTACACCAAGGCGCTGATGGCCGCTGCCTTCCGCCTTGAGGCCGTCGACAGCCCGGCTGTCGCGGACTAG
- a CDS encoding peptide ABC transporter permease, translating to MDTTTDPAVSAAEAPVSKPSRFTLSPLNQRRWQNFRANRRGFWALWLFLVLFVLSLFAEFIANDRPLIVSYKGELLAPVFVDYPEEKFGGFYAVTDYRDPYIQKEIEDNGWMVWPPIRYSYQTVNTEIPTPAPSAPAFALERDTLCQKYKDGTGDPNCTTGNFNWLGTDDQGRDVVARLIYGFRISVLFGLILTVISSVVGVSAGAVQGYFGGWVDLLFQRFIEIWTSIPALYLLLIISSVLVPNFWILLGILLLFSWVALVGVVRAEFLRGRNFEYINAARALGVSNRTIMWRHLLPNAMVATLTFMPFILNGSITTLTSLDFLGFGLPPGSASLGELLQQGKRNIEAPWLGLAGFFVISIMLSLLIFIGEAVRDAFDPRKTFK from the coding sequence ATGGACACGACGACCGATCCCGCCGTTTCAGCCGCCGAGGCACCGGTGAGCAAACCCTCGCGCTTCACCCTGTCGCCGCTCAACCAGCGCCGCTGGCAGAACTTCCGTGCCAACAGGCGCGGCTTCTGGGCGCTGTGGCTGTTCCTCGTCCTGTTCGTGCTGTCGCTGTTTGCCGAGTTCATCGCCAACGACCGCCCGCTCATCGTCTCCTACAAGGGCGAGCTTCTGGCGCCGGTCTTCGTCGACTATCCGGAAGAGAAATTCGGCGGCTTCTACGCCGTCACCGACTACCGCGATCCGTATATCCAAAAGGAGATCGAGGATAATGGCTGGATGGTCTGGCCACCGATCCGCTACTCCTACCAGACGGTCAACACCGAGATCCCGACGCCGGCCCCCTCCGCGCCCGCCTTCGCGCTGGAGCGCGACACGCTGTGCCAGAAATACAAGGACGGCACCGGCGACCCGAACTGCACCACCGGCAATTTCAACTGGCTCGGCACCGACGATCAGGGTCGCGACGTCGTTGCCCGGCTAATCTACGGCTTCCGCATCTCCGTGCTGTTCGGCCTCATCCTGACCGTCATCTCCTCCGTTGTCGGCGTCTCGGCCGGCGCCGTGCAGGGCTATTTCGGCGGCTGGGTCGACCTTCTGTTCCAGCGCTTCATCGAGATATGGACATCGATCCCGGCGCTCTACCTGCTACTCATCATTTCCAGCGTGCTGGTGCCGAACTTCTGGATTCTGCTCGGCATCCTGCTGTTGTTTTCGTGGGTCGCGCTCGTCGGTGTCGTGCGCGCGGAATTCCTGCGCGGCCGCAATTTCGAATACATCAACGCGGCGCGCGCGCTCGGCGTCTCCAACCGCACCATCATGTGGCGGCATCTGTTGCCGAACGCCATGGTCGCGACGCTGACCTTCATGCCGTTCATCCTCAACGGCTCGATCACCACGCTGACCTCGCTCGACTTCCTCGGCTTCGGCCTGCCGCCCGGCTCGGCCTCGCTCGGCGAGCTGCTGCAGCAGGGCAAACGCAACATCGAAGCACCGTGGCTCGGCCTTGCCGGCTTCTTCGTCATTTCCATCATGCTCTCGCTGCTGATCTTCATCGGCGAGGCGGTGCGCGACGCCTTCGATCCGCGCAAGACGTTCAAGTGA
- a CDS encoding microcin ABC transporter permease (with YejAEF is involved in resistance to microcin C), with amino-acid sequence MGAYILRRLLLMIPTIIGIMAVSFLVVQFAPGGPVERVIAQLSGTDVSATARFGGGAGGDFAGGQQGAQTPGGEGASSKYRGAQGLDPEFIAELEKQFGFDKPAYERFGLMLWNYIRFDFGESYFRDISVIDLIVEKMPVSVSLGLWMTLLSYAISIPLGIAKAVRDGTRFDIWTSAVVIVGYAIPGFLFAVLLIVLFAGGSFLDWFPLRGLTSENWEQLSWPARIIDYFWHLVLPLTAMALSAFATTTLLTKNSFLDEIRKQYVVTARAKGLTERQVLYGHVFRNAMLIVIAGFPGAFISAFFTGSLLIEQIFSLDGLGLLSFESVINRDYPVVFATLYIFSLMGLVVNLVTDLIYTQIDPRIDFESREV; translated from the coding sequence ATGGGCGCCTATATTCTTCGACGCCTCCTTTTGATGATCCCGACCATCATCGGCATCATGGCCGTCAGTTTCCTCGTCGTGCAATTCGCGCCGGGCGGTCCGGTCGAGCGGGTGATCGCCCAGCTTTCCGGCACCGACGTATCGGCCACGGCCCGTTTCGGCGGTGGCGCGGGCGGCGATTTCGCCGGCGGCCAGCAGGGCGCACAGACGCCGGGCGGCGAGGGCGCGAGCTCGAAATACCGTGGCGCCCAGGGCCTCGATCCCGAATTCATCGCCGAGCTCGAAAAGCAGTTCGGCTTCGACAAGCCGGCGTATGAGCGGTTCGGGCTGATGCTGTGGAACTACATCCGCTTCGATTTCGGCGAGAGCTATTTCCGCGATATTTCGGTCATCGATCTGATCGTCGAGAAGATGCCGGTCTCGGTCTCGCTCGGGCTGTGGATGACGCTTCTGTCCTACGCGATATCGATCCCGCTCGGCATCGCCAAGGCGGTGCGCGATGGCACCCGTTTCGATATCTGGACGAGCGCGGTGGTGATCGTCGGCTACGCGATCCCCGGCTTCCTCTTCGCCGTTCTGTTGATCGTGCTGTTCGCCGGCGGGTCCTTCCTCGACTGGTTCCCCTTGCGCGGCCTGACCTCGGAAAACTGGGAGCAGCTTTCCTGGCCGGCCCGCATCATCGACTATTTCTGGCATCTGGTACTGCCACTGACGGCAATGGCGCTGTCGGCCTTTGCCACGACGACGCTTCTGACCAAGAACTCGTTCCTCGACGAGATCCGCAAGCAATACGTCGTGACGGCCCGCGCCAAGGGCCTGACCGAGCGCCAGGTGCTCTACGGCCACGTCTTCCGCAACGCCATGCTGATCGTCATCGCCGGCTTCCCCGGCGCCTTCATCAGCGCGTTCTTCACCGGCTCACTGCTGATCGAGCAGATCTTCTCGCTCGACGGGCTTGGCCTGTTGTCGTTCGAGTCGGTCATCAACCGCGACTACCCGGTCGTCTTCGCCACCCTCTACATCTTCTCGCTGATGGGGCTGGTGGTGAACCTCGTCACCGATCTGATCTACACCCAGATCGATCCGCGCATCGACTTCGAGAGCCGGGAGGTCTGA
- a CDS encoding cytochrome c family protein, producing MDFFEINKFAGAILGTVLGVLGLGYVADFIFHHEMPEKPGFVIEVAGEETAAAEEEKPAEEAVPFATLLANADLAAGEKQMSKCKACHTWEKGGPNRVGPNLYEIVGRTPGTHADFSYSAAMAEFGQSATWDYETLNTYLTNPKEAVPGNKMSFAGFKKDTDRANVIGFLRTMADSPAPLPSAEAPAEAAPAAEAPAEAAPAEAAPAAEAPAEAPAEAAPAETTAPATDLPSEPPAAVTAPAQ from the coding sequence ATGGACTTTTTCGAAATCAACAAATTCGCCGGCGCGATCCTCGGCACCGTGCTTGGCGTTCTCGGCCTCGGCTATGTCGCCGATTTCATCTTCCATCACGAGATGCCGGAAAAGCCGGGCTTCGTGATCGAGGTGGCCGGTGAAGAGACGGCCGCAGCCGAAGAAGAGAAGCCGGCCGAAGAAGCCGTGCCGTTTGCCACTCTGCTCGCCAACGCCGATCTTGCGGCCGGCGAGAAGCAGATGAGCAAGTGCAAGGCCTGTCACACCTGGGAAAAGGGCGGTCCGAACCGCGTCGGCCCGAATCTGTACGAGATCGTCGGCCGTACGCCGGGCACCCACGCAGATTTCTCCTATTCGGCGGCGATGGCTGAATTCGGCCAGAGCGCGACTTGGGATTACGAGACGCTGAACACGTACCTGACGAATCCGAAGGAAGCCGTGCCGGGCAACAAGATGTCCTTCGCCGGCTTCAAGAAGGACACCGACCGGGCCAACGTGATCGGCTTCCTGCGCACCATGGCCGACTCGCCGGCGCCGCTGCCGAGCGCCGAGGCCCCGGCTGAAGCTGCTCCTGCTGCTGAAGCCCCGGCAGAAGCTGCACCGGCTGAGGCTGCACCTGCCGCGGAAGCCCCGGCAGAAGCACCCGCGGAAGCCGCTCCGGCCGAGACGACCGCACCGGCAACCGATCTGCCGAGCGAGCCGCCGGCAGCGGTCACCGCGCCGGCTCAATAG
- a CDS encoding 3-deoxy-manno-octulosonate cytidylyltransferase, translating to MTGHALVLVPARMSSTRLPGKPLADIAGEPMIVHVWRRASEAQIGPVLVACDDQRIVDVVEAAGGKAILTRDDHESGSDRIFEAVEHFDPEGRYDMVVNVQGDLPTIDPDEIRACFAPLEDPAVDISTLAALITDEEEVTDPHVVKVIGTPVGPNHLRALYFTRATAPYGEGPLYHHIGLYAYRREALKRFVSLPPSTLEKREKLEQLRALEAGMRIDAAIVDIIPLGVDTPADLEKARRKMARG from the coding sequence ATGACCGGCCACGCCCTGGTCCTCGTTCCCGCGCGCATGTCGTCGACGCGGCTGCCGGGCAAACCGCTTGCCGATATCGCCGGCGAGCCGATGATCGTTCATGTCTGGCGGCGCGCCAGCGAGGCGCAAATCGGTCCGGTGCTGGTGGCCTGTGATGATCAGCGCATCGTCGATGTGGTCGAGGCCGCCGGCGGCAAGGCGATCCTGACCCGCGACGATCACGAGTCCGGCTCCGACCGCATCTTCGAGGCCGTGGAACATTTCGACCCCGAGGGCCGCTACGACATGGTGGTCAATGTGCAGGGCGATCTGCCGACCATCGACCCGGACGAGATCCGCGCCTGCTTCGCGCCGCTGGAGGATCCGGCGGTCGATATCTCGACGCTCGCCGCGCTCATCACCGACGAGGAAGAGGTGACGGATCCGCATGTGGTTAAGGTGATCGGCACGCCGGTCGGACCGAACCATTTGCGCGCGCTGTATTTCACCCGCGCCACCGCGCCCTACGGCGAGGGGCCGCTCTATCATCATATCGGCCTCTATGCCTATCGCCGCGAGGCGCTGAAGCGCTTTGTCTCGCTGCCGCCGAGCACGCTCGAAAAACGCGAAAAGCTCGAACAGCTCCGGGCGCTCGAAGCCGGCATGCGGATCGATGCGGCCATTGTCGATATCATCCCGCTCGGGGTCGACACGCCGGCCGATCTGGAAAAGGCCCGCCGGAAGATGGCGCGCGGCTAA
- a CDS encoding prephenate dehydratase (catalyzes the formation of phenylpyruvate from prephenate in phenylalanine biosynthesis) encodes MAEHNNRIAFQGELGAFSHQACQEVFPDMEPMPCSTFEDAFQAVKSGAAHLAMIPVENSLYGRVADVHHLMPESGLYIIGEHFLRIRLQLMAPAGATLEGLAAVHSHTVALGQIRKFVAKHGLKTAAEADTAGSAAHVAELCDPSHAAVASTLAAETYGLEILAQDIEDAEHNTTRFLVLSRQKIEADRLAGQSITSFVFRVRNVPAALYKAMGGFATNGVNMVKLESYMINGSFTATQFFADIEGHPDDRSVALALEELQFFCSHMKILGVYPMAPARRMERD; translated from the coding sequence ATCGCCGAACACAATAACCGCATCGCTTTTCAGGGCGAGCTTGGCGCGTTTTCCCATCAGGCCTGTCAGGAAGTGTTTCCCGACATGGAGCCGATGCCGTGTTCGACGTTTGAAGACGCGTTTCAGGCGGTCAAGAGCGGTGCCGCGCACCTCGCCATGATCCCGGTCGAGAATTCGCTCTATGGCCGGGTGGCCGACGTCCACCATCTGATGCCGGAGTCCGGGCTCTACATCATCGGCGAACATTTCCTGCGCATCCGCCTGCAGCTGATGGCGCCGGCAGGCGCGACGCTCGAAGGGCTCGCTGCCGTCCACAGCCATACGGTGGCGCTGGGCCAGATCCGCAAATTCGTCGCCAAGCACGGGCTGAAGACCGCGGCCGAAGCCGATACCGCCGGCTCCGCCGCCCATGTCGCCGAGCTCTGCGATCCGAGCCATGCCGCGGTCGCCTCGACGCTTGCCGCGGAGACCTACGGGCTTGAGATTCTTGCCCAGGACATCGAGGACGCGGAACACAACACGACCCGCTTCCTCGTCCTGTCGCGCCAGAAGATCGAGGCCGACCGGCTCGCCGGCCAGTCGATCACCTCGTTCGTGTTCCGCGTGCGCAACGTGCCGGCCGCGCTCTACAAGGCGATGGGCGGTTTCGCCACCAACGGCGTCAACATGGTCAAGCTGGAAAGCTACATGATCAACGGCTCGTTCACCGCGACACAGTTCTTCGCCGATATCGAGGGCCACCCGGACGACCGCAGCGTGGCGCTGGCGCTCGAGGAACTGCAGTTCTTCTGCAGCCACATGAAGATCCTCGGCGTCTATCCGATGGCGCCTGCCCGGCGGATGGAACGGGATTAG